AATTCCTTGGAAAGCAGGAATCAAATCAGCTAAAATCATTCTGACACCAGAATAAACAATAGCTACACCAACCGCAAATGTTAAACCACTAATGATAGCAAAGATAAATGGGTTTTCCCCCCCACTTAATTGATCAATAACCTTAGGATTTCTAATCAAACAAGCTATAACACCAACCAAGTAAAAGACAACCATCACTAATCCCGTTGAAATAGTTGTATTTCTTAAAAAACTCCATTTCTCAGAAATATGTAATTCCTCTGTACTTTCACTACCTTTACCAACTTTTGATCCAATCCAAGCAGATAAGTAATAACCTAGACTACCAAAATGTCCCATTGCTATCTCGTCACCATCGGTTACTTTTAAAGTGTATTTTTGTCCAATTGCAGGTGAGATAGCTGACCAAGAACCTAATATAAGACCACCAACTAGAACCATAGGTATACCACTAAAATGTAATGCACCCAATACTGCTGATAATAAACAAGCCATGAAGAAACTATGGTGCCCTGTCAAAAAGATATATTTATATCTTGTAAATCTCGCAATCAATAAATTAATAAGTAAACCAATGATTAGTATTGACATGGTTTCAACCCCTAGAATTTTTTGAGCTACCGATGTGACAGCTTCATTATTAGGGACTACACCTGTAATGTTAAATCCTTTTTGAATTAATGTTGCTAACGGGTTGAGATTTGCTTGAATAACTCCTGCACCTGCAGAAAGCATTAGATACCCTAAAATAGGTCCCAATGTTCCTGTCAGAACTTTATGACCAGGTGTCTTTAAAGCAATTAAACCAACAAAAGCAATTAGTCCCATTAAAAATGCAGGTTCACTTAAGATATTTTGGAAAAATATTAGTACTGAATTCATCATTCAACTCCTTTTTGAATTTTACAGTTTTATTGTTCACTCATCTCCTTAAGGACAGGAACAAGACTTTCTTCAATTTTTTTACGATTAGTATAACTTTTGACAATACAAAGTTTAGTGCCTGCTGGAAAAATATCCTCAAATTCTTTTACGGTTACATAAAGGTCTGCATTCTTTCCAACTGCAGCATTTGAATCACAAGACTCAGCATCAACGTCGATACCCAAATCTTTTGCGATTGCTTCAACTTTCATTCTTAGTAATAGACTACTTCCTATACCATTTCCACAAACGGTTACAACTTTAATCATTTTTCTTCCTCCATTTTTAGTTTTGTATTTATGATGGTTAATATCTGAGATTGATCAGTTGCATTTGCAATATCAGATATAATTGTTTCATCCTCTAACACCACTGCTAATTCTTGCAGAGCTTTTAAGTGAGCTGTTGAATCAATAGCAGCTAATACAAAAATTAACCTCACTTGTTTATCTAAGTCACCATCTTTTTCAATATCAAAATCAACAGGTTCTTTTAATTGGAGTAGGCTGATTCCTAATTTATGAACACCAAATTTAGGTAAAGCATGAGGTACAGCCACCCCTGGTGCGAGAACAATATAAGAACCATGTTCCTTAACAGAATCTATCATTGCTTCAACATAGGTATCTGAAATATAACCATTCTTTTGAAGTGGCGTCGAAGCTAGTCTTATTGCTTCTTTCCAATCTTTGACTGAGTCGACTTGTAAGATAAGTTCACTCTTTAACAAATCCATTAACCCATTTCCTCCTTTGTTAATAAGATCATTTGGACTGACCAGATAAGTTGACAGTTCATCAATCAGTCGTTCTTTATGTCTAATTGTTGTGTTTTTTTCAATAATTGCTAATAGTTTATTAATTTGGATACAACTATCATCATGAATTCCAAAATCTGTCGCAATTCGTCTTTTTAAGAGTAACTTTTCTAGTGGATTCATCACAATTTCAACCTTGTAAAAGGGTTTTAAAGTCTCAAAATAGCTGGTTGAAAAAATCAAATCATAAGAGTCTAAATCAAGTTCTTTAATTTTTCCAATTTCATGAATTTCTAAAAATGTCATTTCTGGGAAAAGTTGATTCAAGTTAGACTGTAAAATCAAAGATGAACTAATTCCATTAGGGCAAACAGTCAATGCTCTTATAGGTTTTTCCTCATGTTTGTTAACATTTTCAAGGTAACCACCAAAATGAACTGTAAAATAAGCAATCTCATCATCGTTTATTTTTGTGTTGGTAGCTATTTCTATTGGTTCAAGGCTTTTTTGAACCAGATAAAAGAGAGACTTGTATTCCTCCATTATCTTTTCTTTTAAAGGATTGTTGTAAGTTATCCCAAACAATATACGATGATAAGCTGAGTAAAAATGAGAATAGAGATTCTGATAAAAAATAGGTTTATTTTGGACATCAAAACCTGTATAAGCAATCATATTAGCGGTAACAGTTTCCATTAGTCTATAAATATGAAGATTATAATTGCGATTTATATCTCCTTGTATCGAACATAATAATCGTGAAGTAATAATGGACTGATAATTCCTTAAATTTGGAAATAAAATCATTAATTCACTCACTAACGGTTCAATGTAACTATCACTAATATCATTGCTTACAATTGATTCGCTAAATTGACACTTATTAACTGTATTTAATATAGCAAATAGATAAGCGACTTCTTTAACCTTATCGCGAATAAAATAGATTTGATGTGTTTTTCCAATACGATAGATGACTGATAACATCTCATCGATATAAATCTTAGTTTCATCAGTCTCAAGGACATATTTGATAATCCATTTTCCCGATGGATAGGCTAAGAGTCTGGAAATCAAATCTTCTAAAAGAAGAATGAAATGATTAAAGTTAGCCTCAATAAAATAACCTCTTTGTCTGGTATAATTGAGCTTAAACCCTTTTAAACTTAGGTCTTCACGTATTTTTTTAATATCATTTAATATTGAATTTTTACTCATCTTTAGCAGATACTGTAAGTCAAAGTTAGACACATATTGATCTGATACTAAAATATACAATTGGATTATCTCCAACCTTTCTGCTTGAAAAAAGAATTCTGAGACATTACCAAAAACCTTATCAAATAAATCATTTAGTGCTATTTCAGGAACCTTGATAAAATGATTATCCATTTTTATTTTTTCAAATCCATATTCTTCTAGTTCCCTATTAATTTTTTCAATATCTTGCTGTAATCCGCGACGATTAACTTTTAGGTATTCCTCTAATTCAGAAATGGAACAATAATTGTATCTTGAAAATAGCTGAAATTTTTCAATGAGCTCGTTTGAAATCAACTTTCATCCTCCTACAGTTCAATTATACAAGTAAGCGTTTCCAACAACAAGCTTATTTTAGCCCAATTTAGAACAAAATGATAAACCTCTTCTTGTGCTAAATCTTGATAAATCCTTTTATATAGCTATTTATTCCTATTTTTAATTTTTGGGTTTTTCCATATTTTAACGTATTTATTTGATCTTTTATCATTTGGTTATCACTTTTAATAACATTAAATTTAAAAAAAATTATATCTTTTGTTGACTTTTCACTCTTCCTTAATTATAATCATTATAAATAAGGAAATAAGTAGGAAATAATCATGTCAAATAACAAAAAATTTTTTATTACCATAGTCATAGGCTTGGTGGCTCTCTTTTTAACATTTGGGCTTCAACAAGAGAAGCTTGCTTATATGTTAGTTGCCATTGCTGGAGGTATTGTTTCACTGTCCATGCTTATGGAAATGGTGAAAACTTTACGCGAGGGAAAATATGGTGTCGATATTTTAGCCATTACTGCTATTATTGCAACCTTAGCAGTCGGTGACTATTGGGCATCATTAATGATTCTGATCATGTTAACTGGTGGTGAAAGTCTAGAGGATTATGCCAGTAAACAAGCAAGCAGAGAACTCCGTAGCTTATTAGACAAGACACCTCAATTAGCTCATCGAACAAATGGTAATCAAATTGAAGACATAGAAGTCGATGACCTTCATATAGGTAACTCTGTTTTGGTTAAACCAAATGAAATGGTCCCTGTTGATGGTGTAATTTCAAAAGGGGAATCTGATTTTGATGAATCCTCATTAACAGGTGAATCTAAACCAATTGAGAAAAAAATTGGTGATCAATTACTGTCTGGTTCTATTAATGGCACTAATGCCATTTACTTTACCGTATCTGCTTTGGCTAAAGATAGCCAATATCAACAATTAGTTCAGCTAGTCAAAGAATCTTCTGATAATCCAGCACCCTTTGTACGCCTTGCAGATAAGTATTCTGTACCATTTACAATTTTGGCTTATCTCATAGGTGGTTTAGCTTGGTTTATCTCTAAGGATCCCGTTCGTTTTGCACAAGTTCTTGTGGTTGCATCACCTTGTCCTCTAATTCTGGCAGCACCAGTTGCCTTAGTAGCAGGGATGAGTCAATCCTCAAAAAATGGTATCATTATCAAAACAGGAACAAGCATTGAAAAATTAGCACAGGCTAAAACAGTTGCCTTTGATAAAACAGGTACGATAACACAAGGTAATCTCATTGTTGATCAGATTTTTACCAATCATATTCCAGAAACAGATCTACTCACTTATGCTGCTAGTTTAGAGCAAGCATCATCTCATATTTTGGCCAGATCAATTGTGTCTTATACTAAGAAACAAAATTTAAAAATCATTGAGATGGAAAATGTTCAAGAAATAACAGCACAAGGTGTCACTGGCCGTTATGATAATCACCAGTATGCTGCTGGTAAAATCTCATTGATTGAGGATGAAAGTCATCTCACAGAAAGTCAACAAACAACAGTCTATATTGCTAAAGACGGACAATATCTAGGACATATCACCTTTAAAGATGCCATCAGACCTGAATCAAAAGAAACCATGACTAGACTAAAATCTTCTGGCATTGAACATCTTGTCATGTTAACTGGTGATAAAAAAGAGATTGCAAAAGAGATTGCAGCTCAAGTAGGTATTTCTGAATACCATGCAGAATGTCTCCCTCAAGATAAAATTAATTTCTTAAAATCAGTCTCTAAAGACAATCGTCCAGTGATTATGGTTGGTGATGGTGTCAATGATGCACCAGCTCTTGCTTCAGCTGACATTGGAATAGCTATGGGAGCACATGGCTCAACAGCAGCTAGTGAAAGTGCTGACGCTGTTATCTTAAAAGATGATTTAAGTAAAGTTGCTACTGTTGTTACCATCTCTAAACACACTATGACGATTGCCAAACAATCAGTCCTGATTGGCTTAATTGTCTGTGTCGTCCTTATGTTAATTGCATTTACTGGTATCATTCCAACACTTATCGGTGCAATCTTACAAGAACTGGTTGATACCGTATCTATCTTATCTGCTCTTCGTGCAAAGAATAAACCAAAAAAAAAATCATAAAAAGGACTTAGGAAAGTCCTTTTTATGATTTTTGATAATTTATTTGTCCAATTCTTCTCTTAATTCTTCCCAAAGACCATCAGTTCCAATTCCAGTGAGAAGAGGTAAACCCATGATTACCTTGTCTTTGATATTATCAGGAACTACAGTAGTACTAATGACAATGTCATAATCGTCGATTTTGTTAACTTCCTCCGCTACTTTTGATTGATATAATTTAACTGAGTCAGAATAACCATTTTCTGAGAGCCATTCTTTGACCTTTCCTGTTACAACTGTAGAAGTTGC
This Streptococcus urinalis 2285-97 DNA region includes the following protein-coding sequences:
- a CDS encoding PTS ascorbate transporter subunit IIC; this encodes MNSVLIFFQNILSEPAFLMGLIAFVGLIALKTPGHKVLTGTLGPILGYLMLSAGAGVIQANLNPLATLIQKGFNITGVVPNNEAVTSVAQKILGVETMSILIIGLLINLLIARFTRYKYIFLTGHHSFFMACLLSAVLGALHFSGIPMVLVGGLILGSWSAISPAIGQKYTLKVTDGDEIAMGHFGSLGYYLSAWIGSKVGKGSESTEELHISEKWSFLRNTTISTGLVMVVFYLVGVIACLIRNPKVIDQLSGGENPFIFAIISGLTFAVGVAIVYSGVRMILADLIPAFQGIATKLIPNAVPAVDCAVFFPYAPTAVILGFASSFLGGLIGMFILGAIGGVLIIPGMVPHFFCGATAGIYGNSTGGRRGAVAGAFVNGLFLAFLPAAVLPVLGKLGFANTTFGDFDFGVFGILLGRIGGSIGQIGIYLIVALMVIALILPTLITKKTTAINNITEE
- a CDS encoding PTS sugar transporter subunit IIB, translated to MIKVVTVCGNGIGSSLLLRMKVEAIAKDLGIDVDAESCDSNAAVGKNADLYVTVKEFEDIFPAGTKLCIVKSYTNRKKIEESLVPVLKEMSEQ
- a CDS encoding BglG family transcription antiterminator; its protein translation is MISNELIEKFQLFSRYNYCSISELEEYLKVNRRGLQQDIEKINRELEEYGFEKIKMDNHFIKVPEIALNDLFDKVFGNVSEFFFQAERLEIIQLYILVSDQYVSNFDLQYLLKMSKNSILNDIKKIREDLSLKGFKLNYTRQRGYFIEANFNHFILLLEDLISRLLAYPSGKWIIKYVLETDETKIYIDEMLSVIYRIGKTHQIYFIRDKVKEVAYLFAILNTVNKCQFSESIVSNDISDSYIEPLVSELMILFPNLRNYQSIITSRLLCSIQGDINRNYNLHIYRLMETVTANMIAYTGFDVQNKPIFYQNLYSHFYSAYHRILFGITYNNPLKEKIMEEYKSLFYLVQKSLEPIEIATNTKINDDEIAYFTVHFGGYLENVNKHEEKPIRALTVCPNGISSSLILQSNLNQLFPEMTFLEIHEIGKIKELDLDSYDLIFSTSYFETLKPFYKVEIVMNPLEKLLLKRRIATDFGIHDDSCIQINKLLAIIEKNTTIRHKERLIDELSTYLVSPNDLINKGGNGLMDLLKSELILQVDSVKDWKEAIRLASTPLQKNGYISDTYVEAMIDSVKEHGSYIVLAPGVAVPHALPKFGVHKLGISLLQLKEPVDFDIEKDGDLDKQVRLIFVLAAIDSTAHLKALQELAVVLEDETIISDIANATDQSQILTIINTKLKMEEEK
- a CDS encoding heavy metal translocating P-type ATPase, which encodes MSNNKKFFITIVIGLVALFLTFGLQQEKLAYMLVAIAGGIVSLSMLMEMVKTLREGKYGVDILAITAIIATLAVGDYWASLMILIMLTGGESLEDYASKQASRELRSLLDKTPQLAHRTNGNQIEDIEVDDLHIGNSVLVKPNEMVPVDGVISKGESDFDESSLTGESKPIEKKIGDQLLSGSINGTNAIYFTVSALAKDSQYQQLVQLVKESSDNPAPFVRLADKYSVPFTILAYLIGGLAWFISKDPVRFAQVLVVASPCPLILAAPVALVAGMSQSSKNGIIIKTGTSIEKLAQAKTVAFDKTGTITQGNLIVDQIFTNHIPETDLLTYAASLEQASSHILARSIVSYTKKQNLKIIEMENVQEITAQGVTGRYDNHQYAAGKISLIEDESHLTESQQTTVYIAKDGQYLGHITFKDAIRPESKETMTRLKSSGIEHLVMLTGDKKEIAKEIAAQVGISEYHAECLPQDKINFLKSVSKDNRPVIMVGDGVNDAPALASADIGIAMGAHGSTAASESADAVILKDDLSKVATVVTISKHTMTIAKQSVLIGLIVCVVLMLIAFTGIIPTLIGAILQELVDTVSILSALRAKNKPKKKS
- a CDS encoding PTS sugar transporter subunit IIB, whose amino-acid sequence is MKKLLVMCGSGIATSTVVTGKVKEWLSENGYSDSVKLYQSKVAEEVNKIDDYDIVISTTVVPDNIKDKVIMGLPLLTGIGTDGLWEELREELDK